The following proteins are encoded in a genomic region of Chryseobacterium cucumeris:
- a CDS encoding S41 family peptidase: MKKTIISLLTAFSIAGISAQEKSYFLSGPSLSPDGKTAYFAYDGDIWKADSNGGNASRITALDGEEINPRLSPDGKWLAFSSNQYGNYDVYVMPAGGGTIKQLTFHTGRDEMESWAWDSKTIYFTSNRNNNFGSFKTTIEGKTPQKLFNNYFNNTNGLVETPSGEYLFTSSSESAHQVQRKRYKGENNPDILGYNPKNNSFKQYTNYEGKDFNPSVDKNGIIYFISDENNGEYNLYKIENGKKTALTKFETSIKKPFVSADGSKVIFEKDYQLYTYDVASKNTTPLNISLNTNKTLEKAQNFNVENNISYYDVSPDGKKMAFISRGIIFVSDIEGKFAQQVSDGKERAMEVKWLKDNRTLLYNQTYNGYQNWFTIPADGKGKPKQLTEDSRNNRSITLNSDLSKAVYLSGRDEVRLLDLKSFTSTTIVKDEIWAFQNSRPSLSPNNEYVLFSAKRNFELDIFIYHIKKGQTLNLTNTGVSEEDPVWSPNGKYIYFASDRTNPSYPLGMQKSNIYRMALDWFDEPFKSEKFDNLFTEEKKEEKSSDKEKDKKDKKEEDKDKKEEKEPVIKELKVNPDDTLDRIELVTDRYGYQDDPAVFADDKKEILLFNSNQDNGKRKLFKKVFTDFEPAKSEKVFDKAAYYLTKNDKNLFALIEGNIYKTTVAALKPEKINIQYSFDKDLASEFTQMYAEAWTGVEENFYDEKFHGIDWKAKKEQYAKYLPYVHNRNDLRILLNDLLGELNSSHTGFSSTGKEETMFLNYFTNETGIIFKKDQPYTVESILRKSPAYRSGVDIKPGDQLTSVNGKKIDLNENIETYFTSPKKQDELVLTFNRDGKTVTTKVHPISNGELKGLLYDDWIYNNHQRVDKLSNNRIAYSCMKNMSTDELDHFLLDMVEQENRKDAVILDLRYNTGGNVHDKVLNFLSQRPYLQWKYREGKITTQPNFAPSGKPIVLLINEASLSDAEMTAAGFKALKLGKIIGQDTYRWIIFTSAKGLVDGSSYRLPAWGTYTLDGQNLEKTGVKPDIYVKNTFMDRLQNNDPQLERAVQEILKDLKK, encoded by the coding sequence ATGAAGAAAACTATTATTTCGTTATTAACAGCATTTTCTATTGCAGGGATTTCGGCACAGGAAAAGTCTTATTTTTTATCAGGTCCCTCATTAAGTCCGGATGGAAAAACAGCTTATTTTGCATATGACGGCGATATCTGGAAAGCAGACTCTAATGGAGGAAACGCTTCAAGAATTACCGCTCTGGACGGAGAAGAAATTAATCCCCGTCTTTCCCCGGATGGAAAATGGCTTGCATTCAGTTCTAATCAATATGGAAATTATGATGTGTATGTAATGCCTGCAGGAGGAGGAACTATCAAGCAATTAACCTTCCATACCGGAAGGGATGAAATGGAAAGCTGGGCGTGGGACAGTAAAACGATTTATTTTACTTCCAACAGAAATAATAATTTCGGCAGCTTTAAAACTACAATTGAGGGGAAAACCCCACAAAAGCTTTTCAACAATTATTTTAATAATACCAATGGTCTTGTAGAAACTCCTTCAGGAGAATATCTTTTCACAAGTTCTTCAGAAAGTGCCCATCAGGTACAGCGTAAGCGTTATAAAGGAGAAAATAATCCTGATATTCTTGGATACAACCCAAAAAACAATTCTTTCAAACAGTACACCAACTATGAAGGAAAAGACTTCAACCCAAGTGTAGATAAAAATGGTATTATCTATTTTATTTCTGATGAAAATAATGGAGAATATAATCTTTATAAAATCGAAAATGGTAAAAAGACTGCCTTAACGAAATTTGAAACTTCCATTAAAAAACCATTTGTTTCAGCAGATGGTTCCAAAGTTATTTTTGAAAAGGATTACCAGCTTTATACTTATGATGTCGCCTCAAAAAACACAACTCCTCTCAACATCAGCCTGAATACCAACAAAACCCTGGAAAAAGCTCAGAATTTCAATGTGGAAAATAATATTTCCTATTATGACGTATCTCCGGACGGAAAAAAAATGGCATTCATAAGCCGTGGAATCATATTCGTTTCTGATATTGAAGGAAAATTTGCCCAGCAGGTCTCTGATGGAAAAGAACGCGCCATGGAAGTGAAATGGCTGAAAGATAACCGTACTCTTCTTTACAACCAGACTTATAACGGCTATCAGAACTGGTTTACTATTCCGGCCGATGGAAAAGGCAAGCCGAAGCAATTAACGGAAGATTCAAGAAATAACCGCAGCATCACACTCAATAGTGATCTTTCAAAAGCTGTTTATTTAAGCGGAAGAGATGAAGTACGATTATTGGATTTAAAAAGTTTTACATCTACAACTATTGTAAAAGACGAGATTTGGGCATTCCAAAACTCAAGGCCTTCTTTATCCCCTAATAACGAATATGTATTATTCTCGGCAAAAAGAAACTTCGAGCTCGATATTTTCATCTATCACATCAAAAAAGGACAGACTTTAAACCTTACCAATACCGGCGTTTCTGAAGAAGATCCTGTGTGGTCTCCAAACGGAAAATATATTTATTTCGCCAGCGACAGGACCAATCCGTCTTATCCTTTAGGCATGCAGAAATCCAACATTTACCGTATGGCTTTGGATTGGTTTGACGAGCCATTTAAGTCTGAAAAATTCGACAATCTCTTCACTGAAGAAAAGAAGGAGGAAAAATCTTCAGATAAAGAAAAAGACAAGAAGGATAAGAAAGAGGAAGACAAGGATAAAAAGGAAGAAAAAGAGCCGGTAATCAAGGAATTGAAGGTTAATCCTGATGACACTCTTGACAGAATTGAACTGGTTACCGACCGATATGGATACCAGGATGATCCAGCTGTTTTCGCTGATGATAAAAAAGAAATTCTTCTTTTCAATTCTAATCAGGACAATGGAAAAAGAAAGCTGTTTAAAAAGGTATTCACAGATTTTGAGCCTGCCAAATCTGAAAAAGTTTTCGATAAAGCGGCTTATTATCTAACCAAAAATGATAAAAACCTGTTTGCCCTGATAGAAGGTAATATTTACAAAACAACTGTAGCGGCATTAAAGCCTGAAAAGATCAACATCCAATACAGTTTTGATAAAGATCTGGCATCAGAATTTACCCAGATGTACGCTGAAGCATGGACAGGTGTGGAAGAAAATTTCTACGATGAAAAGTTCCATGGTATCGACTGGAAAGCTAAAAAGGAGCAATATGCCAAGTATCTTCCGTATGTTCATAACAGGAATGACCTCAGAATATTATTGAATGATCTTTTAGGAGAGCTTAATTCTTCACACACCGGATTTTCTTCTACCGGAAAGGAAGAAACCATGTTCCTGAACTATTTTACGAACGAAACAGGAATTATCTTCAAAAAAGACCAGCCCTACACGGTAGAAAGCATTCTGAGAAAATCCCCTGCTTACCGTTCCGGCGTTGATATCAAACCTGGAGACCAACTGACTTCTGTAAACGGGAAAAAGATTGATCTTAACGAAAATATAGAAACGTATTTCACAAGCCCTAAAAAACAGGATGAGCTGGTTCTTACCTTTAATCGTGATGGTAAAACGGTAACTACCAAAGTACATCCGATTTCTAATGGAGAATTAAAAGGCTTGCTTTACGACGATTGGATCTACAATAATCATCAGCGTGTAGATAAGCTTAGCAACAACCGTATTGCCTACTCCTGCATGAAAAACATGTCTACTGATGAGCTGGATCATTTTCTTCTGGACATGGTAGAACAGGAAAACAGAAAAGATGCTGTCATTCTTGACTTACGTTACAATACCGGTGGAAATGTGCATGATAAAGTATTGAATTTCCTTTCTCAAAGACCTTATTTACAATGGAAATACCGTGAAGGAAAAATAACAACCCAACCCAACTTTGCTCCTTCCGGAAAACCTATCGTCCTTTTGATTAATGAAGCTTCATTGAGTGATGCCGAAATGACTGCAGCCGGGTTCAAAGCACTGAAACTGGGGAAAATCATCGGTCAGGATACTTACAGATGGATTATTTTCACTTCAGCCAAAGGATTGGTAGACGGATCTTCTTACAGACTTCCTGCATGGGGAACCTACACATTGGACGGACAAAATCTTGAGAAAACAGGTGTAAAACCAGACATTTATGTTAAAAACACCTTTATGGATCGTCTTCAGAACAATGATCCTCAGCTGGAAAGAGCTGTTCAGGAAATACTAAAAGATTTAAAGAAGTAA
- a CDS encoding DUF5686 family protein, producing MLNNNSQKHYFLFFFLILAGSVCAQNKVSGKVVDEKNNKELNNVDIFINNDKTPALTTTSGNFIVKSDSIIHQLRFSRKNYTTETLDITPENADNIFVQLSQAKVSDIQEIVLQSGKTKYKNKKENPAYAIMQKVWAQKRNNGLEKFDTYSYKEYEKTQFDLNNLDSAFMKKKIFNKLDFIFSYADSTASGRLGLPIFLNEAVYENYGKNRPDKDSKRTLVAQKTSGFQDNQVITVSAKNLYRDINIYDNTLNYFDIGFQSPVGSDGFSTYDYSLMDTITIRGEKAFQIRYQPKRKDVLAFQGNLYIDTDTYAVLGATLKSTQKINVNFVNSVYTQVEYDNPDDATFLPKKLVTEFEMSPFSKKKGAKSIIAKRSVDYSDYQFNKPLDPKVFKRTEEEYEDKFTNKDDAYWTKVRPDTLSKAEQGVYNMLDQLQQTPKFNRMVKLFETLGSRYYNAFKGIDIGPIFSIYGRNEVEGDRIRLGARTYFGLNDTWRAQFYTAYGFKDQQFKYGVEARYMFNKLNRFMIGAGTSRDIVQLGGQLTSGDGVTPQSSSTSTFFARGENISLSSVNKTSIFAAIEPWKNFQIRIDGVMQSIKSAIPEKFNLMYYKDGQLRKTVNDSHVTISLIAKPGAKFSQTGIDRYQARNLAPTIVLRYTRGIEGLFNADFNYDKLQFMLYKPFLIGSMGKLVVNFEAGKNFSTVPLALQNIIPANLSYGLVPNTFSQLNYYEFVTDAYTTLQLEHHFNGKILSYIPLIKKLKLREVAFIRGAYGTLSDASKAINVEGFKYSAPSEHIYYEYGFGIENIGIGNLRIFRVDFNWRGNYLDKPDISKFGVKAGFQVGF from the coding sequence ATGTTAAACAATAACTCCCAAAAACACTATTTTTTATTTTTTTTCCTGATTCTCGCCGGTTCCGTATGTGCTCAAAACAAGGTCAGCGGTAAGGTGGTTGACGAAAAGAACAATAAAGAACTGAATAACGTTGATATTTTTATCAACAATGATAAAACACCTGCCTTAACGACAACTTCGGGCAATTTCATTGTTAAGTCAGACAGCATCATCCATCAGTTAAGATTTTCCAGAAAAAATTATACCACAGAAACCCTTGATATTACCCCTGAAAATGCTGACAATATTTTCGTACAGCTATCACAGGCTAAAGTAAGCGATATTCAGGAGATTGTTCTTCAAAGCGGAAAAACAAAATATAAAAACAAGAAAGAAAATCCTGCTTATGCAATTATGCAGAAAGTGTGGGCGCAAAAAAGAAATAACGGACTGGAAAAATTCGATACTTATTCATATAAAGAATACGAAAAAACACAGTTTGACCTGAATAATCTTGACAGTGCGTTCATGAAGAAAAAGATTTTCAATAAACTTGATTTCATTTTCAGTTATGCAGATTCTACTGCGAGTGGAAGACTTGGTCTTCCTATCTTCTTGAATGAAGCCGTTTATGAAAATTATGGCAAAAACAGGCCGGACAAAGACAGTAAAAGAACACTGGTTGCTCAAAAGACCTCAGGTTTCCAAGACAATCAGGTCATAACGGTTTCTGCTAAAAACTTATACCGTGATATCAATATCTACGACAATACCCTGAATTATTTCGATATCGGATTCCAGAGTCCTGTTGGAAGTGACGGTTTCAGCACCTATGATTATAGTCTTATGGACACCATTACGATTCGTGGGGAAAAAGCCTTCCAGATAAGATACCAGCCAAAGAGAAAAGATGTCCTTGCATTTCAGGGAAACCTTTATATTGATACCGATACTTATGCCGTTTTAGGAGCAACATTAAAGTCAACACAGAAGATTAACGTCAACTTTGTCAACAGTGTGTATACTCAGGTAGAATATGACAATCCTGATGATGCTACGTTTCTTCCCAAAAAACTGGTGACAGAATTTGAAATGAGCCCTTTCTCAAAGAAGAAAGGCGCCAAAAGTATCATCGCCAAAAGATCGGTAGATTACTCCGATTATCAGTTCAACAAACCTCTTGATCCTAAGGTATTCAAACGTACCGAAGAAGAGTACGAAGATAAATTTACCAATAAAGATGATGCTTACTGGACAAAAGTCAGACCTGACACCTTATCCAAAGCAGAACAGGGCGTTTACAACATGCTTGACCAGCTTCAGCAGACCCCGAAATTCAACCGGATGGTAAAACTGTTTGAAACTCTTGGCTCACGTTATTATAATGCCTTTAAAGGAATAGATATTGGTCCTATTTTCTCAATTTATGGAAGAAATGAAGTAGAAGGGGACAGAATAAGATTAGGAGCAAGAACTTATTTCGGATTGAATGATACCTGGAGAGCACAATTTTATACAGCTTATGGCTTCAAGGATCAGCAGTTTAAATATGGAGTAGAGGCAAGATATATGTTCAATAAGCTTAACCGTTTTATGATTGGTGCAGGAACCAGCAGAGACATTGTTCAGCTTGGGGGACAGCTTACATCTGGTGATGGAGTTACGCCGCAATCTTCATCTACCAGTACCTTTTTTGCAAGAGGAGAAAACATTTCCTTAAGTTCTGTAAATAAGACAAGTATTTTTGCAGCTATTGAGCCATGGAAAAACTTTCAGATAAGAATAGATGGAGTGATGCAGAGTATTAAATCTGCTATCCCTGAGAAATTCAATCTGATGTATTATAAAGACGGCCAGCTAAGGAAAACTGTTAATGATTCCCATGTTACTATCAGTTTAATTGCCAAACCTGGTGCAAAATTCTCACAAACCGGTATTGACCGTTATCAGGCGAGAAACCTGGCACCAACCATCGTTTTAAGATACACGCGAGGTATTGAAGGTTTGTTTAATGCTGACTTCAATTATGACAAGCTTCAATTCATGCTATACAAGCCGTTTTTGATTGGAAGTATGGGAAAACTAGTGGTTAATTTCGAAGCTGGAAAGAACTTCAGTACAGTTCCATTGGCATTACAGAATATTATTCCTGCCAACCTTTCATATGGTCTGGTACCAAATACTTTCTCCCAGCTTAATTATTATGAGTTTGTGACGGATGCCTATACTACACTTCAGCTTGAGCATCATTTTAACGGTAAAATACTTTCTTATATTCCATTGATTAAAAAGCTGAAATTGAGAGAAGTTGCATTTATCAGAGGAGCCTACGGAACATTAAGCGATGCTTCCAAAGCAATCAATGTAGAAGGTTTTAAATATTCTGCACCAAGCGAACATATCTATTATGAATACGGATTCGGAATAGAAAATATAGGAATCGGAAACCTGAGAATCTTCAGAGTAGATTTTAACTGGAGAGGAAATTATCTTGACAAACCGGATATCTCAAAGTTTGGCGTTAAAGCAGGATTCCAGGTAGGATTCTAA
- a CDS encoding bacteriocin-like protein: MKNLRKLTKASLRNINGGEVWCPAKPITSCSVWCGLTKEQQMRCLLDVEGCECF; this comes from the coding sequence ATGAAAAATTTAAGAAAACTAACCAAAGCCAGTCTGAGAAATATTAACGGCGGAGAAGTGTGGTGTCCGGCAAAACCAATTACATCATGTAGTGTATGGTGCGGATTGACAAAGGAGCAGCAAATGCGTTGCCTGCTTGATGTAGAAGGTTGCGAGTGCTTTTAA